ATCCGGTCGCCACCGAGCATGGTGGACGAGACCCCGTAGGCCGCCGCCGGTTGGTGGAGTCGAACGAATGGGTAGGCGTCATGCCAGTGCCCGCCGGGCTTGTGCCGACGATCGACCATGATCACGTCGGCGTCCGAGTGCTCGATGAGGGCGTCGACGAACGCCATGCCGGAGGCTCCGGCTCCCACGACGAGGTAGTCGGTCTCAAGCTGCATGTTGGATCTATCCGTTCTGAAGTGACAGGTGGTGACGCTGGCCCGGCGGGACCTACGCGACAGGACTCGAAGGCTGCTCCGGAGCCTGAGCAACGTCGAACCGCCGCGAGCGCCGCCGCACCAGTGCGCCGATCACGAAGCAAAGCGGCGCGGCTCCGATCATGAGCGCGTTGGGGAGCGTGTCGGTGTAGCCGCTGAGATAGCTGAAGTTGGAGATCATCAGGTACAGCGCTACGGCGAGGCCGACGAGACCCAGCGCGGGCGCCACCAGGACACGCAGGGCGCTGTGGCCGCGACGGTCCCGGAGGAAGTAGGCCACGACCGCGAGCGCGCAGACGGCCTGAGCCGCCACGACGCCAATCACCCCGGAGGCGTAGAGCCATGTCCCGAGCTCGAGATAGGGATCCAGGCCGGCGATCATCGCGGCGATCACGACCACGTAGGTAATCGCGGTCAGGACCAGGCTCGCGATGTGCGGCGACGACATCCGCGCATGGGTACGCCCGAGGGCACGCGGCAGCATGCCGTCGCGACCCAAGGAGAACATGTAACGGGTGCACGCGTTGTGGAACGCGATGACCGTCGCCAGGAAGCTCGTCACGATGAGGATGCGCAGTGCGGTCACGAGGCCACCGCCGACGTACTGATCGGCCTGAACGAAGACCATATTCAGGAAATCATCGCCCTGCGCCGCCGCCAGGGCGCTGTCGACCCCGTAGCCGTAGACCACCACCCAGAAGCTGAGCGTGTAGAACAGCGCCAGGAATCCGACCGCGAGATAGGTCGCGCGCGGCACCGAGCGCGCGGGGCTCTTCGCCTCCTCCGCGTAGATGGCGGTCCCCTCGAAGCCGATGAAGGCGCCGAAAGCGAGGAGGAAGAGGGTTCCGGATCCGTCGGCGAAGAAAACGTTGTCGACCGACAGCGGCGCGGCCGAGGGGCTCTCGGCGCCGCCCTGGAAGAGGACCGCCACGAGCAGGACCACGATGACGCCGATCTCGAGGGTCAGCAGCACGCCCAGCACCGTCGCGCCCACGTCGATCTGGCCATAGCCGACGATGCCGACGATCGCGGCGAACAGGAGCGACCAAACCTGCCAGGGCAGGTCGAGGTGCAGGACGTCGGTGGCCGACTGGTCGGCGAAGACGCCGAGGTAGCCGATGAAGCCGATGACGCACAAGCCGTAGGCCACCATCGTCATCAGCGCGGTGCCCGCACCGGGGCGCGGACCCAGCCCCTCGCCGACGTACGCGTAGAACGCGCCGGCGTCCCGGACGTACTTCGACATCGCGGTGAAGCCGCAGGCGAACAGGATCAGCACCCCTCCGGTCGCCAGCATGGCGCCGGGTGCGCCGATCCCGCCGAAGCGGAGCGAGAAGGGACCCGTGCTGAGCACGACGGTCAGCGGCGACGCGGCCGCGATGACGAAGAAGACGATCTGGAGTGTCCCGAGCCGCCCCCCGGCCAAGCGACCATCCGCGATGTCGGCGCTCTGCTGCGCCGCATCGTCGTTGACGGATCCGGTTGTCATGAGAACTCCTTGAGCGCCAGCAGGAACGTGATCCGTGACTCGTGCCACAGTTGACGATGATGGTGAGCCCCCCGGAATGGGGCGGGCCATGGGGAAGTCCCAGACTTTTCCGCGATTGCTCGCGATTCCCCCGAGGATTGCGGATCGTCGCAGACCTGCCTCCTGATCTTGTCGGGTTGACCGTCGCGCTTGAGTCCATCGCCCACGTAGGGTCGCCCGACAGTGAGCGCCGTGCGTCAGGACACGGGCAGCGGTGATGCGGCTCGGACGCCCGAGTGGAGGTGCTGAAGGATGTCTCCAGTGACGGAGGTCGCCGGGTACGACGAGGTCTCCACCGCGGTCCGCCTGCTCGGCGACCGGTGGTCGCTCCTCATCGTGCGCGAGATGTGGGCCGGCAACAATCGGTTCACAGAGATCGTCGAGGCCCTCCCCGGTCTGTCGAGAAGTCTCCTCTCGAGTCGCCTGCGCTATCTCGAGCGCCACGGCATCGTCGAACGACGCGACTCGGCCGACGAGGACCGCCGACGCAAGCAGCACTACGCGCTGACCGAGATCGGTGCGGGCCTGGCTCCGTCCCTGCGAGCCCTGGGAGAGTGGGCGACCACCTGGGACGCGCACTTCCGCGGTGACGACGCACAGCTCGCCTTGGACGTCGTGGATGCGATGAAGGAGAACATCGAGGTCACCGCCCTGCCCAGCGACCGGATGATCATCCAGCTCTTCCTCGCCGACACGGCCGAGGGCGCGGCCTACCTCCGCGCGAGCAGAGGTCTCATCCGCGGCCGACTGGGCCATGCCGAAGAGAACCCCGACCTGGTGGTCAGGACGACCCCGGCGACGCTGAGCGCCCTCCATTGGGGCCACATCAGCTGTGCCCAGGCCATCTCGCGACGCGACATCGTCTTCGAGGGTCCTACGGCGAACATCCGGGCCTTCCCGGACTGGTTCCCGAACCGGCCGGCACTCACGGCACACCGGCGGGATGCCTGAACCGAGGAATGCGCAGGTGCCCGCGGGTATGGCCCACGGACACCTGCTCACGGCGAACCCACGCCGCTGGTTCACACGGGCTGGGCCTGCACTTCCCTGATGGTGCTGAGGATCCGACCGCGCAGATCGGCGAAGACGCTCACCTCACGGGTGTGGATCTGGTCGCGCTCCGCGCCAAGTGGGACGTCGACGACCTCGACCAGCCGCGCCGGGTTCTTCGACAGGACGGCGATCCGGTCGGAGAGGTAGACCGCTTCGTCGATGTCGTGGGTAACCAGGACGATCGTCATCCGGTGGTCCTGCTGGAGACGGCGGGTGAGGTCCTCAAGATCCATCCGGGTCTGCGCGTCCACCGAGGCGAAGGGCTCGTCCATGACGAGGACCTCCGGCTCGGTCACCAGGGCCCGCGCGATCGCCACGCGCTGCTGCATGCCGCCCGAGAGCTGCCATGGGTACTTGGCCTCGACTCCTGACAGGCCGACCTCGGCCAGCACCTTCGCGACGCGGCTCGTGCGCTCGGCGCGGGGGACGCCGCGCGCACGCAGAGGGAGCGCGACGTTCTTCCCGATCGAGGCCCACGGCATCAGCGAGCGGGTGTACTCCTGGAACACCAGGGACATCTTCGGGCTCGGCTCCGAGAGCGGTATGCCGTCGAGGGTCACCTGGCCATCGGTGGGGCGCATCAGCCCGGTCAGGCAACGCAGCAGGGTGGTCTTGCCGGCGCCCGAGGGTCCGACGATCGAGAAGAACTCGCCTGCGCCGACGGTGAGGCTGATCCCGTCCAGGACGGGCGTCGACCCGTCGTACGTCTTCGAGAGGTCGGTCAGCGCGAGCCGAGGCTGGGAGGTGTCTGACATGGGGTTCCTTAGGAAGAGGCGCGCGAGACGCGCATGCCGGTGTGCCAGGAGAGAACACGGTTGCGAATGGCCACGAACACGGCGTTCGCTGTGAAGCCGAGAAGGGCGAGCAGCAGGGTGCCGGCCCACATCGTCACCGAGTCGAAGGTGACCTGCGCCTGCATCGTTAGATACCCGATGCCACGGTAGGCGGCGAGCATCTCACTGGCGACCATGAGGACGAAGGCGGCCTGCAGTCCGATCTGGATCCCGCCGAGGATCGCGGGAGAGCCCGCGCGCAGATAGATGTCGACCATGGTCTTGAGCGGTCCGAGCCTCATCGCTCGGACCGCGTCGACGAGGGTCGGGTCGGCCTGCCTCATGCCGTCGGCGGTCGCCACGCAGACCGGGAAGAAGCTGCCGACCGCGATGATCGTGACCTTGGCGGAGTCCTCGATCCCCAGGATCAGCACCAGCGGTGGGATCAGCATGATCGGAGGAACCGATCGCCAGAAGTCGAGGAGCGGGCCGAACATCTCCCCCATCCATCGGATCCTGCCGAGGATCGCTCCGCAGGGAATGCCAGCGATGACCGCCAGGAGGAGGCCCAGGCCGAGATTCTTCAGGCTCGGCAGGACGTCGCTGGCAACGAGGTCGAACAGCCACAGCTCACGGAAGCGCGTCAGGATGACGTCCAGAGGGGGGAAGTACGGGCTGGCCGCGTTCGCCGACCACAGGGCGTAGGACACGACGATCGCAACCGGAACCACCAGGCCCAGTGCGACGCGGGAGCGGAGGGACATCTCACCGACCCCCTCGGTGCTGGCGCAGGAGTGCCTCACCGGCGGTGAGGATCGAGTTGAAGGTCAGCCCGAGGAGGCCGGACCACAGCACGAGACCGAAGACACGGGCCGGATCGCCGGTCTGCTGGGCGACCAGGATCAGCTGGCCGAGGCCGGGTGCTCCGCCGAGGATGCCGGCACCGATGACGAGCATCAGGATGAAGGCGGCCGAGATGCGGATCCCGGTCGCGAAGTAGGGCACGGCGCTCGGCAGCACGATCGTCGACAGGGTCAGCCGCCGGGGCAGGCACATCGCCCGGCTGGTCTCCAGAATCACCGGGTCGATGTCACGCACACCGACCTGTGCCTGCACGAGCACCGCCCAGACGCCACCCAGGAAGCCCATCGCGATGCCGAGCTCCGGGGCCGGTCCCAGCACCATCAGCAGCAGGGGCAGCCAGACCACGGCCGGGATCGGACGAAGGACCTGCGAGATCGGGTCCAGCAGGGCGCTCACGACCGGCGAGAATCCCATGGCCACGCCCGCCGCGATGCCGGCAACCACGGCGAAGGCGAGCGCGATCGCGACCAGCCACAGCGTCGTACCGAGGCTGGACCACAGCTGCGAGCTGCCGGCGAGCTCGAGCGTCGAGGAGAGTGTCTGGGACGCCGTGGGCAGCCCGTCGGTGTCGGCCATCGGTCCGGTCGTCGTCATCCACTGCCAGAGCCCGAGCCAGACGACGAACCCGGCGGCTGCCAGCCCGACCTGGCGGAGCTTGACGCCACCGGTCGGGCGCCACAGCAGCGTGCTCGTCGCCTCGCTCATCCAGCCTGTCCTTCGAGGACGGGCGCGGCCATCAGGTCCTCGGCCGTGCGCTTCTTCTTGAGCTGGCCGAACTCGAGCATGACGTCCTGGACCCGGTCGAGGCTCTGGAAGTCCGGCTTCTCGAAGAACCACGACACCTTCTGCGCTGCGTACGTCGCCGGGTCCACGCCCTGCTCGCGGGCGATCGCCATACGGACCTCGTCCGGGTGCTCGTTGGCGTAGCGATCGGACTCGGCGATGGCGCAGGCGAAGCGGGCCACGACGTCGGGCTTCGCGTCGATGAACTTGTTGCTCGCCGCCATGTAGGACATCGCGCCGTCGTGGAAGACGTCGACCTCCAGCCAGGAGAGGTTGCGCAGGCCCTTCTTCTCGAAGCCGGACATCAGCGGCTCGAAGCTGTAGGCCGCGTCCACCTTGCCCGCCTGGAGCGCGGGGTAGGCGTCGACCGCTGGCATCAGCACGTAGTTGACCTTGTCGGGGTCGCCGCCGTCGTGCTTGATGACCCACTGGACCATGAGCTTGGTGAACGCCGGGTCCTGGACGGCGACGGTCTTGCCCTCGAGATCCTTCGGAGAATCGATGCCGCTGTCGTCGTGCACCAGCAGGCCGTTGATGCCGGTCGTGTAGCCCTCCTCGCCGGCCTGCATCTTCTCGTAGTAACCCGGCTCGATGCCCGCGAACTGAGCCACCCCACGGATCGCCTGGCCCTGGTCGATCGCGCTGAGCATGCTCGCCGTCGCGACGAAGGCGAAGTCGACATTGCCGCCCACGAGCGAGGCGATCGCACCCTGGGCGTTGGGGACCAGCTCGATCTCGGGATCGAGTCCGTGCTTCTCGAAGAAGCCCTGGTCCAGGCCGGCATAAAGGGCGCCGTTGGTCAGGATCGGCAGCCCGGCGACACTGACCTTGGTCGTCGAGTCGGCGTCCGGCTTGCTGCAGTCGTACGTCGACGACGCGGTGCCGCCGCTCGACCCACTCCCGCCGCTGCATCCGCTGAGGGCAGCGGCGGCGAGGCAGGACGCAAGGAGGGCGGATGTCAGCTTCAAGTTCATGCGAGGC
This genomic interval from Nocardioides kongjuensis contains the following:
- a CDS encoding APC family permease, with protein sequence MTTGSVNDDAAQQSADIADGRLAGGRLGTLQIVFFVIAAASPLTVVLSTGPFSLRFGGIGAPGAMLATGGVLILFACGFTAMSKYVRDAGAFYAYVGEGLGPRPGAGTALMTMVAYGLCVIGFIGYLGVFADQSATDVLHLDLPWQVWSLLFAAIVGIVGYGQIDVGATVLGVLLTLEIGVIVVLLVAVLFQGGAESPSAAPLSVDNVFFADGSGTLFLLAFGAFIGFEGTAIYAEEAKSPARSVPRATYLAVGFLALFYTLSFWVVVYGYGVDSALAAAQGDDFLNMVFVQADQYVGGGLVTALRILIVTSFLATVIAFHNACTRYMFSLGRDGMLPRALGRTHARMSSPHIASLVLTAITYVVVIAAMIAGLDPYLELGTWLYASGVIGVVAAQAVCALAVVAYFLRDRRGHSALRVLVAPALGLVGLAVALYLMISNFSYLSGYTDTLPNALMIGAAPLCFVIGALVRRRSRRFDVAQAPEQPSSPVA
- a CDS encoding winged helix-turn-helix transcriptional regulator translates to MTEVAGYDEVSTAVRLLGDRWSLLIVREMWAGNNRFTEIVEALPGLSRSLLSSRLRYLERHGIVERRDSADEDRRRKQHYALTEIGAGLAPSLRALGEWATTWDAHFRGDDAQLALDVVDAMKENIEVTALPSDRMIIQLFLADTAEGAAYLRASRGLIRGRLGHAEENPDLVVRTTPATLSALHWGHISCAQAISRRDIVFEGPTANIRAFPDWFPNRPALTAHRRDA
- a CDS encoding ABC transporter ATP-binding protein, whose amino-acid sequence is MSDTSQPRLALTDLSKTYDGSTPVLDGISLTVGAGEFFSIVGPSGAGKTTLLRCLTGLMRPTDGQVTLDGIPLSEPSPKMSLVFQEYTRSLMPWASIGKNVALPLRARGVPRAERTSRVAKVLAEVGLSGVEAKYPWQLSGGMQQRVAIARALVTEPEVLVMDEPFASVDAQTRMDLEDLTRRLQQDHRMTIVLVTHDIDEAVYLSDRIAVLSKNPARLVEVVDVPLGAERDQIHTREVSVFADLRGRILSTIREVQAQPV
- a CDS encoding ABC transporter permease, yielding MSLRSRVALGLVVPVAIVVSYALWSANAASPYFPPLDVILTRFRELWLFDLVASDVLPSLKNLGLGLLLAVIAGIPCGAILGRIRWMGEMFGPLLDFWRSVPPIMLIPPLVLILGIEDSAKVTIIAVGSFFPVCVATADGMRQADPTLVDAVRAMRLGPLKTMVDIYLRAGSPAILGGIQIGLQAAFVLMVASEMLAAYRGIGYLTMQAQVTFDSVTMWAGTLLLALLGFTANAVFVAIRNRVLSWHTGMRVSRASS
- a CDS encoding ABC transporter permease; this encodes MSEATSTLLWRPTGGVKLRQVGLAAAGFVVWLGLWQWMTTTGPMADTDGLPTASQTLSSTLELAGSSQLWSSLGTTLWLVAIALAFAVVAGIAAGVAMGFSPVVSALLDPISQVLRPIPAVVWLPLLLMVLGPAPELGIAMGFLGGVWAVLVQAQVGVRDIDPVILETSRAMCLPRRLTLSTIVLPSAVPYFATGIRISAAFILMLVIGAGILGGAPGLGQLILVAQQTGDPARVFGLVLWSGLLGLTFNSILTAGEALLRQHRGGR
- a CDS encoding ABC transporter substrate-binding protein; protein product: MNLKLTSALLASCLAAAALSGCSGGSGSSGGTASSTYDCSKPDADSTTKVSVAGLPILTNGALYAGLDQGFFEKHGLDPEIELVPNAQGAIASLVGGNVDFAFVATASMLSAIDQGQAIRGVAQFAGIEPGYYEKMQAGEEGYTTGINGLLVHDDSGIDSPKDLEGKTVAVQDPAFTKLMVQWVIKHDGGDPDKVNYVLMPAVDAYPALQAGKVDAAYSFEPLMSGFEKKGLRNLSWLEVDVFHDGAMSYMAASNKFIDAKPDVVARFACAIAESDRYANEHPDEVRMAIAREQGVDPATYAAQKVSWFFEKPDFQSLDRVQDVMLEFGQLKKKRTAEDLMAAPVLEGQAG